A genome region from Glycine max cultivar Williams 82 chromosome 5, Glycine_max_v4.0, whole genome shotgun sequence includes the following:
- the LOC100782985 gene encoding GLABROUS1 enhancer-binding protein-like, translated as MMSSDRITLKIGPPLLFSFPGEVRGFYLVSAFLHQKQLPPPIEASSDEEQRPSSKQHTEEGVSSSEEASSQEEDDDDQPPTLPLASANPHPKPSSSDSDTDFEPTKVKPKPTDQAQKPQPSPAPPKWGSKRPAQNNAPATDPKRAKKKLTNSSSAAAAHETEEKSGGGQAKLSQRLFSKEDELAILKGMAEFISKTGQDPYKYADAFQNFVKNSLRVEASSNQIKEKIRRLKKKFETKAQRAKKWEDPEFSKFHDRTVFELSKKVWGEGANGLVEKPKPNNGKRKTAKTPKKDATSRNVVAKSETTTLLESMELEECGNVNLLYREVSGFKELNEDEMKRGLALIGESKRKELEGKWRKLRLAEMELVANRSLLIGEQIKLIFEALQ; from the exons ATGATGTCAAGTGACCGGATCACCCTTAAAATTGGTCCGCctttactattttcttttccCGGCGAAGTCCGCGGTTTCTATTTGGTATCTGCATTTCTCCACCAG AAGCAGCTACCTCCCCCCATTGAGGCCTCTTCCGATGAAGAGCAACGACCTTCCTCCAAGCAACACACAGAAGAAGGAGTTTCCTCTTCAGAAGAAGCTTCTTCCCAAGAAGAAGACGACGACGACCAACCTCCCACCCTTCCTCTCGCTTCCGCAAACCCCCACCCGAAACCGTCGTCCTCCGACTCCGACACCGACTTCGAGCCCACCAAAGTAAAACCCAAGCCCACGGACCAGGCCCAGAAGCCCCAGCCCTCACCCGCGCCGCCCAAATGGGGATCCAAGCGCCCTGCCCAGAACAACGCCCCTGCCACTGACCCGAAACGCGCGAAGAAGAAATTGACCAATTCTTCTTCCGCCGCTGCCGCCCACGAGACGGAGGAGAAGTCCGGTGGCGGCCAAGCGAAGTTGTCTCAGAGACTCTTCAGCAAGGAAGACGAACTCGCCATTCTTAAGGGCATGGCTGAGTTCATTTCGAAGACGGGCCAAGACCCTTACAAGTACGCCGATGCCTTCCAAAATTTCGTTAAGAATTCGCTCCGCGTGGAGGCTTCGAGCAACCAGATCAAGGAGAAGATCCGACGGCTGAAGAAGAAGTTTGAAACTAAAGCACAGAGAGCGAAGAAATGGGAGGACCCTGAGTTCTCCAAATTTCACGACCGGACTGTGTTTGAATTATCAAAGAAGGTTTGGGGAGAAGGAGCCAATGGGCTGGTGGAGAAGCCAAAACCTaataatggaaaaagaaaaactgccAAGACTCCAAAGAAGGATGCTACTAGCAGGAATGTAGTAGCAAAATCTGAAACTACAACACTACTGGAGTCGATGGAGTTGGAGGAGTGTGGGAATGTAAATTTGCTTTACCGCGAAGTATCTGGTTTCAAAGAACTGAATGAGGATGAGATGAAGAGGGGATTGGCGTTAATTGGAGAATCTAAGAGGAAAGAGTTGGAGGGCAAGTGGAGGAAATTGCGACTTGCTGAGATGGAACTGGTTGCGAATCGCTCACTACTTATTGGGGAGCAGATTAAGTTGATATTTGAAGCACTTCAGTAA